A stretch of the Macaca thibetana thibetana isolate TM-01 chromosome X, ASM2454274v1, whole genome shotgun sequence genome encodes the following:
- the LOC126946833 gene encoding E3 ubiquitin-protein ligase SIAH1-like has translation MSEQTASLDTSSPPSKAPAQSDTTRSSIDLASFFQCPVCLDYALPPILQCPRGHLVCSSCHSKLISCPICRGPLGFIRNLAMEKVADFVLFPCRYACLGCEITLPHTEKADHEEVCKFRLYPCPCPGTLCKWQGTVDAIMPHLTNMHKCVTTIEGEDIIFLATNIHLAGAFDWVMMQSCYGFHFMLVLQKQEDHNGDQQFFATVQLMGTRKEAENFTYRLELKGHRRRLTWEATPLPIHEDIAKTIKNRDCLIFGGNTALHFAENGDLSINATINKC, from the coding sequence ATGAGCGAACAGACTGCTTCATTGGATACCTCGTCGCCACCCAGTAAGGCGCCTGCCCAGTCTGACACGACTAGATCCAGCATTGACTTGGCAAGTTTCTTCCAGTGTCCGGTTTGCTTAGACTACGCGTTACCGCCAATTCTTCAGTGTCCGAGAGGCCATCTTGTTTGTAGCAGCTGTCACTCAAAACTCATATCTTGTCCAATTTGCCGAGGCCCCTTGGGATTCATTCGCAACTTGGCTATGGAGAAAGTGGCTGACTTTGTACTTTTCCCGTGTAGATACGCCTGTTTGGGATGTGAAATAACTCTgccacacacagaaaaagcagaTCACGAAGAAGTCTGTAAGTTTAGGCTTTATCCCTGCCCGTGCCCTGGTACTCTCTGTAAATGGCAAGGCACTGTGGATGCTATAATGCCTCATCTGACGAATATGCATAAGTGCGTTACAACAATAGAGGGAGAGGATATAATTTTCCTTGCTACCAACATTCATCTTGCTGGCGCTTTCGATTGGGTTATGATGCAGTCCTGTTACGGTTTTCACTTCATGTTAGTTTTGCAGAAACAGGAGGATCACAATGGCGACCAGCAGTTCTTCGCAACTGTACAGCTGATGGGAACACGCAAGGAAGCTGAAAATTTTACTTACCGACTTGAGCTAAAGGGTCATCGGCGACGACTGACTTGGGAAGCGACTCCTCTACCTATTCATGAGGACATAGCAAAAACCATTAAGAATAGAGACTGCTTAATCTTTGGTGGCAACACTGCACTGCATTTTGCAGAAAATGGCGATTTAAGCATCAATGCAACGATTAATAAGTGTTGA